Proteins from one Mycobacterium sp. EPa45 genomic window:
- the nadA gene encoding quinolinate synthase NadA: protein MTVLDRADAVGNGLVDRITDGPGGYTGVNGDEEWAAEIRRLATLRNATILAHNYQLPAIQDVADHVGDSLALSRIAAEAAEETIVFCGVHFMAETAKILSPEKTVLIPDQRAGCSLADSITADELQAWKDEHPGAVVVSYVNTTAAVKALTDICCTSSNAVEVVASIPADREVLFCPDQFLGAHVRRMTGRTNLHVWAGECHVHAGINGDELAEQARSHPDAELFVHPECGCATSALYLAGEGAFPSDRVKILSTGGMLDAAKASHAKQVLVATEVGMLHQLRRAAPGIDFQAVNDRASCKYMKMITPAALLRCLVDGADEVDVDPETARLARASVQRMIEIGQPGGGE, encoded by the coding sequence ATGACCGTCTTGGATCGTGCAGACGCCGTCGGTAATGGGCTTGTCGACCGCATCACCGACGGACCGGGTGGTTACACCGGCGTGAACGGTGACGAGGAATGGGCCGCCGAGATTCGCCGGCTGGCCACCTTGCGCAACGCGACCATCCTGGCGCACAACTATCAGCTGCCGGCCATACAGGACGTTGCCGACCATGTCGGTGACTCGCTGGCGTTGTCCCGGATCGCCGCCGAGGCCGCCGAAGAGACCATCGTGTTCTGCGGCGTGCATTTCATGGCCGAGACCGCCAAGATCCTGAGCCCCGAGAAAACGGTGTTGATCCCCGATCAGCGGGCCGGCTGCTCGCTGGCCGACTCCATCACCGCCGATGAGCTCCAGGCGTGGAAAGACGAGCACCCCGGCGCCGTCGTGGTGTCCTACGTCAACACCACTGCCGCGGTGAAGGCGCTCACCGACATCTGCTGCACCTCGTCCAACGCCGTCGAGGTGGTGGCCTCCATCCCCGCGGATCGCGAGGTGTTGTTCTGCCCCGACCAGTTCCTCGGCGCCCACGTCCGCCGGATGACCGGCCGGACCAATCTGCACGTCTGGGCCGGCGAATGCCACGTGCATGCGGGCATCAACGGCGACGAACTGGCCGAGCAGGCCCGCAGCCATCCCGACGCCGAGCTGTTTGTACACCCCGAATGCGGTTGCGCCACTTCAGCGTTGTACCTCGCCGGTGAGGGTGCCTTCCCGTCGGACCGGGTCAAGATCCTGTCCACCGGCGGCATGCTCGATGCCGCAAAGGCATCGCACGCCAAGCAGGTGCTGGTCGCCACCGAGGTCGGCATGCTGCACCAGTTGCGCCGTGCCGCACCGGGTATCGACTTCCAGGCCGTCAACGACCGGGCATCGTGCAAGTACATGAAGATGATCACCCCGGCCGCGCTGCTGCGTTGCCTGGTCGACGGTGCCGACGAGGTGGACGTCGATCCCGAGACCGCTCGGCTGGCCCGTGCCAGCGTGCAGCGGATGATCGAGATCGGTCAGCCCGGCGGCGGCGAATGA
- a CDS encoding L-aspartate oxidase produces the protein MTRSFACGAGSDGVDWQQRADVVVIGTGVAGLAAALAAHRKGGRTVVLSKAPDTATFYAQGGIAVVLPHTDDSVEAHVRDTLAAGAGLCDPDAVRSIVADGYRAVADLVDDGARFDESAPGQWALTREGGHSRRRIIHAGGDATGAEVQRALDHAAATLDIRRNHVALQVLHDGSAVTGVLVRNADGLGIVHAPSVILATGGLGHLYRATTNPEGSTGDGIALALWAGVGVTDLEFVQFHPTMLFDRNGAGRRPLITEALRGEGAVLRDARGESVTDLHPMGDLAPRDVVAAAIEARLRESGDQCVYLDARGIKNLAHRFPTVTAACNAAGIDPTRQQIPVVPGAHYSCGGVTTDVSGRTDLPGLFAAGEVARTGMHGANRLASNSLLEGLVVGGRAGREAVDHAHRAGTPMAKADEREHNALDRPAMQTAMTEYASVVRDATGLRRLADSLAAATPTRMTTRRAAEDVALTTTARAVAAAALARTESRGCHHRGDHPDTDPAQAFSRTLHGDHTVACLQ, from the coding sequence ATGACCCGCTCGTTCGCCTGCGGTGCTGGTTCCGACGGGGTGGACTGGCAGCAGCGGGCCGACGTCGTGGTTATCGGTACCGGGGTGGCAGGTCTGGCCGCCGCGCTGGCTGCACACCGAAAGGGCGGGCGCACAGTCGTTCTGAGCAAGGCTCCGGACACGGCGACGTTCTACGCCCAGGGTGGTATCGCGGTCGTGCTGCCGCACACCGACGACTCCGTCGAGGCGCATGTCCGTGACACCCTGGCCGCCGGTGCCGGGTTGTGTGACCCCGACGCGGTTCGCTCCATCGTCGCCGACGGCTACCGCGCGGTGGCCGACCTGGTCGACGACGGTGCCCGGTTCGACGAGAGTGCTCCAGGGCAATGGGCGCTCACTCGCGAAGGCGGCCACTCCCGCCGGCGCATCATCCACGCCGGGGGCGACGCCACCGGCGCCGAGGTGCAGCGTGCGCTCGACCATGCGGCCGCCACCCTGGACATCCGGCGCAATCATGTTGCGCTGCAGGTCCTTCACGATGGCTCGGCGGTCACCGGTGTGCTGGTCCGCAACGCCGACGGGCTCGGCATCGTGCACGCGCCGTCGGTCATCCTGGCGACCGGCGGCCTGGGTCACCTCTACCGGGCGACCACCAACCCGGAAGGTTCCACCGGCGACGGCATCGCACTGGCGCTGTGGGCCGGTGTGGGCGTCACCGACCTCGAATTCGTCCAGTTCCATCCGACGATGCTGTTCGACCGCAACGGCGCCGGGCGGCGGCCGCTGATCACCGAGGCGCTGCGCGGCGAGGGCGCGGTGCTGCGTGACGCCCGCGGCGAGTCGGTCACCGACCTTCACCCGATGGGCGACCTCGCCCCGCGCGACGTCGTTGCCGCGGCGATCGAGGCCCGCCTGCGGGAATCCGGCGATCAGTGCGTGTATTTGGATGCGCGGGGCATCAAGAACCTGGCGCACCGCTTTCCGACGGTGACGGCGGCCTGCAATGCCGCTGGCATCGACCCCACCCGGCAACAGATTCCCGTCGTCCCCGGAGCGCACTACAGCTGCGGCGGCGTTACCACCGACGTGTCCGGCCGTACTGATCTGCCGGGCCTGTTCGCCGCCGGTGAGGTCGCCCGAACCGGCATGCACGGTGCCAACCGACTGGCCTCCAACAGCCTGCTCGAAGGCTTGGTGGTGGGCGGTCGCGCTGGCCGGGAGGCCGTCGACCACGCCCACAGGGCAGGAACGCCGATGGCGAAAGCCGATGAGCGTGAACACAACGCACTCGATCGGCCGGCAATGCAGACGGCGATGACGGAGTACGCCTCGGTGGTCCGCGACGCGACCGGATTGCGGCGGCTGGCCGACTCGCTGGCCGCGGCCACGCCCACGCGGATGACTACCCGTCGCGCGGCCGAGGACGTAGCGCTCACCACCACCGCCCGCGCGGTGGCTGCGGCGGCGTTGGCGCGCACCGAATCTCGCGGTTGCCACCACCGCGGCGATCATCCCGACACCGATCCGGCCCAAGCCTTCAGCCGCACCCTGCACGGGGACCACACGGTGGCATGCCTGCAGTGA
- the nadC gene encoding carboxylating nicotinate-nucleotide diphosphorylase codes for MPAVKLTADELAEARVTILRGLDEDLRYGPDVTTLATVPEDASTVASLVAREPGVAAGIDVALLVLDEVLGQDGYQVVDRVDDGTRLDAGAALLKVQAPTRGLLTAERTLLNLVCHLSGIATATAAWVDAVDGTKAKIRDTRKTLPGLRALQKYAVRVGGGVNHRMGLGDAALIKDNHVAAAGSVVAALRAVRAAAPDLPCEVEVDTLEQLDEVLAEDVQLILLDNFPVWQTQIAVQRRNANAPGVLLESSGGLSLDSAAEYAGTGVDFLAVGALTHSVRVLDVGLDL; via the coding sequence ATGCCTGCAGTGAAACTCACCGCCGACGAGCTGGCGGAAGCTCGCGTCACGATCCTGCGCGGCCTCGACGAGGACCTGCGCTATGGTCCCGACGTCACCACCTTGGCCACTGTGCCCGAGGACGCCAGCACGGTTGCGTCGCTGGTGGCTCGGGAGCCCGGCGTCGCCGCCGGCATCGACGTGGCGCTGCTGGTTCTCGACGAGGTGCTCGGCCAGGACGGCTACCAGGTCGTTGACCGCGTCGACGACGGCACGAGGCTGGACGCCGGTGCGGCCCTGCTGAAAGTGCAGGCACCGACGCGCGGCCTGCTGACCGCTGAGCGCACGCTGCTCAACCTGGTGTGTCACCTGTCGGGGATCGCGACTGCCACCGCGGCGTGGGTCGACGCCGTCGACGGCACCAAGGCGAAGATCCGCGACACCCGCAAGACTCTGCCGGGGCTACGCGCACTGCAGAAGTACGCGGTGCGGGTGGGCGGCGGCGTCAACCACCGGATGGGCCTGGGCGACGCCGCGCTGATCAAGGACAACCACGTCGCGGCCGCCGGCTCGGTGGTCGCAGCGCTGAGGGCCGTGCGTGCCGCCGCGCCGGACCTGCCGTGCGAGGTCGAGGTCGACACCCTCGAGCAACTCGACGAAGTACTCGCCGAGGATGTGCAGCTGATCCTGCTGGACAACTTCCCGGTGTGGCAGACCCAGATCGCGGTACAGCGTCGCAACGCCAACGCCCCCGGCGTGCTGTTGGAATCCTCGGGCGGCCTGAGCCTGGACAGCGCCGCCGAGTATGCCGGGACAGGGGTGGACTTCCTGGCCGTCGGTGCGTTGACTCACTCGGTACGGGTCCTCGACGTCGGTCTGGACCTCTAG
- a CDS encoding nitroreductase family deazaflavin-dependent oxidoreductase, with amino-acid sequence MATNAHPNNAPGVPMRFPVWFEKFQIKYFNPAVKPLAKYMPGMSVISHRGRTSGKEYETVVSAYRKGDTLAILLAHGKTNWVKNILAAGEAHIEHKRENLHLINPRVVPAGTDDPSLPGIARNGVKRGIGAFVADIAKT; translated from the coding sequence ATGGCGACCAACGCTCACCCCAACAACGCCCCCGGCGTGCCGATGCGGTTCCCGGTCTGGTTCGAGAAATTCCAGATCAAATACTTCAACCCGGCCGTGAAGCCGCTGGCCAAATACATGCCCGGAATGTCGGTCATCTCCCACCGGGGACGCACGTCGGGCAAGGAGTACGAGACGGTCGTCTCGGCCTACCGCAAGGGTGACACCCTCGCCATTCTGCTGGCTCACGGCAAGACGAACTGGGTGAAGAACATCCTGGCCGCCGGCGAGGCCCACATCGAACACAAGCGCGAGAACCTGCATCTGATCAACCCGCGGGTGGTGCCGGCGGGCACCGACGACCCGTCGCTGCCGGGCATCGCCCGCAATGGCGTGAAGCGCGGGATCGGCGCGTTCGTCGCCGATATCGCGAAGACCTAG
- the rhtB gene encoding homoserine/homoserine lactone efflux protein, whose translation MQFQLWLAFVGAAIAISVSPGAGAIQSMATGLAHGLRRGYWSITGLQIGLMLQLAAVAVGLGAAVAQSMVAFTVIKWIGVVYLVYLAVRQWRSKPLDLGEQVTVDTGAGRLHLLVRGCLVNVTNPKGLVFLLAVLPQFVVPTAPLLPQYLAIGATMVVVDLVVMGAYTGLAARLLGWLRTPRQQRAMNRTFSGLFAAAAVVLSLVRRGAAA comes from the coding sequence ATGCAATTCCAGCTGTGGCTGGCGTTCGTCGGCGCCGCGATCGCCATCAGTGTGTCGCCCGGCGCCGGTGCGATCCAGTCCATGGCGACCGGCCTGGCGCACGGTCTGCGCCGCGGCTACTGGAGCATCACCGGGCTGCAGATCGGCCTCATGCTGCAACTGGCGGCCGTCGCGGTCGGGCTCGGCGCGGCGGTGGCGCAGTCGATGGTGGCGTTCACCGTGATCAAGTGGATCGGCGTGGTCTACCTGGTCTATCTGGCTGTTCGCCAATGGCGCAGCAAGCCCCTCGACCTGGGCGAGCAGGTCACCGTCGACACCGGAGCAGGCCGGCTGCACCTGCTGGTGCGCGGCTGCCTGGTCAACGTCACGAACCCCAAGGGCTTGGTGTTCCTGCTGGCGGTGCTCCCCCAGTTCGTGGTGCCGACGGCCCCGCTGCTGCCGCAATATTTGGCCATCGGGGCGACGATGGTGGTCGTCGACCTGGTCGTGATGGGCGCGTACACCGGGCTGGCCGCTCGGCTGCTGGGCTGGCTGCGCACACCGCGGCAGCAGCGAGCGATGAACCGGACGTTCTCCGGCCTTTTCGCAGCCGCGGCGGTGGTGCTGTCGCTGGTGCGCCGGGGCGCGGCCGCCTAA
- the hisD gene encoding histidinol dehydrogenase: protein MTSFAMNRIDLRGRALTAASLRAALPRGGVDVDAVVPKVRPIVDDIAQRGAVAALEYGSKFDGVRPDTVRVPTAALADALAALPADVRAALEVAIDRTRAVHADQRRTDTTTLFDSGAAVTERWVPVERVGLYVPGGNAVYPSSVVMNVVPAQTAGVDSLVIASPPQADHGGLPHPTILAAAALLGVDEVWAVGGAQAVALLAYGGTDTDGTELAPVDMVTGPGNIYVTAAKRICRSQIGIDAEAGPTEIAILADHTADPVHVAADLISQAEHDVMAASVLVTDSTALAEATEAQLAVQLETTKHRERVIEALRGRQSGIVLVDDVDTGVRVVNAYAAEHLEIQTVGANEVASRIRAAGAIFVGPWSPVSLGDYCAGSNHVLPTAGCARHSSGLSVQTFLRGIHVVDYTEAALKDVAGHVITLAKAEDLPAHGEAVRRRFER from the coding sequence ATGACCAGCTTCGCGATGAACCGGATCGACCTGCGCGGCCGCGCGCTGACCGCCGCCTCGCTGCGTGCGGCGCTGCCGCGCGGCGGCGTAGACGTCGACGCCGTGGTCCCCAAGGTCCGGCCGATCGTCGATGACATCGCGCAACGCGGCGCCGTCGCGGCGCTGGAGTATGGCTCAAAATTCGACGGGGTGCGCCCCGATACCGTGCGCGTGCCGACCGCCGCCCTGGCCGACGCGCTGGCCGCGCTGCCCGCCGATGTGCGCGCCGCACTGGAAGTGGCAATCGATCGCACCCGCGCTGTGCACGCCGATCAGCGCCGTACCGACACCACCACCCTGTTCGATTCGGGCGCTGCGGTCACCGAGCGCTGGGTGCCGGTGGAGCGGGTCGGCCTGTATGTGCCGGGTGGCAACGCCGTCTACCCGTCGAGCGTCGTGATGAACGTGGTGCCCGCACAGACTGCCGGGGTCGACTCCCTGGTGATCGCCAGCCCGCCGCAGGCCGACCACGGGGGTCTGCCGCATCCGACGATTCTGGCGGCGGCCGCGCTGCTCGGCGTCGACGAGGTGTGGGCGGTCGGCGGTGCGCAGGCCGTGGCGCTCCTGGCCTATGGCGGCACCGACACCGACGGAACCGAGTTGGCGCCGGTCGACATGGTCACGGGCCCGGGCAACATCTATGTCACCGCCGCCAAGCGGATCTGCCGTTCGCAGATCGGTATCGACGCCGAAGCCGGACCCACCGAGATCGCGATCCTGGCCGACCACACCGCCGACCCGGTGCACGTCGCGGCCGACCTGATCAGCCAGGCCGAACACGACGTGATGGCCGCCAGCGTGCTGGTGACCGACAGCACGGCGCTGGCCGAGGCCACCGAAGCCCAGCTGGCCGTGCAACTGGAGACCACCAAACATCGGGAGCGGGTGATCGAGGCGTTGCGCGGCCGCCAGTCGGGCATCGTGCTGGTCGACGACGTCGATACCGGCGTGCGGGTCGTGAACGCCTACGCCGCAGAGCATTTGGAGATCCAGACCGTAGGGGCCAACGAGGTGGCCAGCCGTATCCGCGCGGCCGGCGCGATCTTCGTCGGACCGTGGTCGCCGGTCAGCCTCGGCGACTACTGCGCCGGGTCGAACCACGTGCTGCCCACCGCGGGCTGCGCACGGCACTCCAGCGGCCTGTCGGTACAGACCTTCCTGCGCGGCATCCACGTCGTCGACTACACCGAGGCGGCGCTGAAAGACGTGGCCGGACACGTGATCACCCTCGCCAAGGCGGAGGATCTGCCTGCCCATGGCGAAGCGGTCCGCCGGAGGTTCGAACGGTGA
- a CDS encoding histidinol-phosphate transaminase translates to MPGAGVTLADLPLRDDLRGKSPYGAPQLDVPVRLNTNENPHPPSKALVDDVTRSVAAAAADLHRYPDRDAVALRTDLAAYLRAQTGVDVGTENIWAANGSNEILQQLLQAFGGPGRTAIGFVPSYSMHPIISNGTQTAWIESVRAADFSLDVDTAATVIAARDPDVVFVASPNNPSGQSVPLDDLRRLLDTMRHGILIVDEAYGEFSSQPSAIALIEEYPTRLIVSRTMSKAFAFAGGRLGYLIAAPAIIDAVLLVRLPYHLSVVTQAAARAALRHADDTLGSVATLIAERERVSAALSDYGFRVVPSDANFVLFGEFVDAAKAWQHYLDDGVLIRDVGIPGFLRTTIGLAEENDAFLAASARLAASELAHLGAP, encoded by the coding sequence ATCCCCGGAGCCGGCGTGACGCTGGCGGATCTGCCGCTGCGCGATGACCTGCGCGGCAAATCGCCTTATGGCGCGCCGCAACTCGACGTGCCGGTGCGGCTCAATACCAATGAGAACCCGCACCCGCCGAGTAAGGCGCTTGTCGACGACGTCACTCGCTCGGTGGCGGCGGCCGCCGCCGACCTGCACCGCTATCCCGATCGCGACGCCGTCGCCCTGCGCACTGATCTGGCCGCCTACCTGCGCGCCCAGACCGGAGTGGATGTCGGTACCGAAAACATCTGGGCGGCAAACGGATCCAACGAGATCCTGCAGCAGCTGCTGCAGGCGTTCGGCGGCCCGGGCCGCACAGCGATCGGTTTCGTGCCGTCGTACTCGATGCACCCGATCATCTCGAACGGGACGCAGACCGCGTGGATCGAGTCGGTGCGCGCGGCTGACTTCAGCCTCGACGTCGACACCGCCGCGACCGTCATCGCCGCCCGCGACCCCGATGTGGTGTTCGTCGCGAGCCCGAACAACCCTTCAGGACAGAGTGTTCCACTGGACGACCTGCGGCGGTTGCTCGACACCATGCGCCACGGCATCCTGATCGTGGACGAGGCCTACGGTGAGTTCTCCAGCCAGCCCAGCGCCATCGCGCTGATCGAGGAGTACCCCACCCGGCTGATCGTCAGCCGCACCATGAGCAAGGCGTTCGCGTTCGCCGGCGGAAGGCTGGGCTACCTGATCGCCGCCCCGGCCATCATCGACGCCGTGCTACTTGTCCGCCTCCCGTATCACCTCTCGGTCGTCACCCAGGCGGCCGCACGCGCCGCCCTGCGCCACGCCGACGACACCCTGGGCAGCGTCGCCACCCTGATCGCCGAGCGGGAACGGGTCAGCGCCGCGCTGAGCGATTACGGGTTCCGCGTGGTCCCCAGCGACGCCAACTTCGTGTTGTTCGGCGAATTCGTCGACGCCGCGAAAGCATGGCAGCACTATCTGGATGACGGCGTTCTCATCCGTGACGTCGGAATCCCCGGATTTCTGCGCACCACAATCGGATTGGCCGAGGAGAACGACGCCTTCCTGGCCGCCAGTGCACGGCTGGCCGCCTCCGAACTGGCCCACTTAGGAGCACCATGA
- the hisB gene encoding imidazoleglycerol-phosphate dehydratase HisB, translating to MSRTARVERKTRESDIVVELDLDGTGDVSVHTGVPFFDHMLTALGTHASFDLAISAQGDVDIEGHHTIEDTAIVLGTALGQALGDKKGIRRFGDAFIPMDETLAHAAVDVSGRPYFVHTGEPDYMVDFTIAGSSVPYHTVVNRHVFESLAFNARISLHVRTIYGRDPHHITEAEYKAVARALRQAVELDPRVSGVPSTKGSL from the coding sequence ATGAGCCGCACCGCAAGGGTCGAGCGCAAGACCCGCGAGTCCGACATCGTCGTCGAGCTCGATCTCGACGGCACCGGCGACGTCAGCGTGCACACCGGTGTGCCGTTCTTCGACCACATGCTGACCGCGCTGGGCACTCACGCGAGTTTCGATCTGGCGATCTCCGCCCAAGGTGATGTCGACATCGAGGGCCACCACACCATCGAGGACACCGCGATCGTGCTCGGCACCGCGCTGGGTCAGGCCCTCGGCGACAAGAAGGGCATCCGCCGCTTCGGCGACGCCTTCATCCCGATGGACGAGACGCTGGCCCACGCCGCGGTCGACGTCTCCGGCCGCCCGTACTTCGTGCACACCGGCGAACCCGACTACATGGTCGACTTCACGATCGCCGGCTCCAGCGTGCCGTACCACACGGTGGTGAACCGGCACGTGTTCGAGTCGCTGGCGTTCAACGCCCGCATCTCGCTGCACGTCCGCACTATCTATGGCCGCGACCCGCACCACATCACCGAGGCGGAATACAAGGCGGTCGCCCGCGCGTTGCGCCAAGCGGTCGAACTCGATCCGCGGGTCTCCGGCGTGCCATCCACCAAAGGGTCACTGTGA
- the hisH gene encoding imidazole glycerol phosphate synthase subunit HisH translates to MTTKSVVVLDYGSGNLRSAQRALERTGADVEVTADEQRALNADGLVVPGVGAFEACMTGLRGIGGDHIIAERVAAGRPVLGVCVGMQILFAHGVEFGVESQGCGQWPGSVTRLEAPVIPHMGWNVVEAAPGSVLFKGFDPDTRFYFVHSYAAQKWEGAPDAKLTWASHHVRFLAAVEDGPLSATQFHPEKSGDAGAALLTNWVEGL, encoded by the coding sequence GTGACAACTAAATCCGTGGTCGTTCTGGACTACGGTTCAGGCAACCTGCGTTCTGCGCAGCGTGCGCTGGAACGCACCGGGGCCGACGTCGAGGTGACCGCCGACGAGCAACGCGCGCTGAACGCCGACGGCCTGGTGGTTCCCGGGGTCGGTGCGTTCGAGGCGTGCATGACTGGGCTGCGCGGGATCGGTGGCGACCACATCATCGCCGAGCGGGTGGCCGCGGGCCGTCCCGTGCTCGGTGTGTGCGTGGGCATGCAGATCCTGTTCGCCCACGGCGTGGAATTCGGGGTCGAGTCGCAGGGCTGCGGGCAGTGGCCGGGTTCGGTGACCCGACTCGAGGCGCCGGTGATCCCACACATGGGCTGGAACGTCGTCGAAGCCGCACCGGGCAGTGTGCTGTTCAAGGGATTCGATCCCGACACCCGGTTCTACTTCGTGCACTCCTACGCTGCACAGAAGTGGGAGGGCGCACCCGATGCGAAGCTGACCTGGGCCAGCCACCACGTGCGGTTCCTGGCCGCCGTCGAGGACGGCCCGTTGTCGGCGACACAATTTCATCCGGAGAAGAGTGGCGACGCCGGTGCGGCGCTGCTCACCAATTGGGTTGAGGGGCTGTAA
- the priA gene encoding bifunctional 1-(5-phosphoribosyl)-5-((5-phosphoribosylamino)methylideneamino)imidazole-4-carboxamide isomerase/phosphoribosylanthranilate isomerase PriA — MPLILLPAVDVVDGKAVRLVQGKAGSETEYGSALDAALTWQRDGAEWIHLVDLDAAFGRGSNRELLAEVVGALDVKVELSGGIRDDESLKAALATGCTRVNIGTAALENPLWCAAAIAEFGDKVAVGLDVQIVDGEHRLRGRGWETDGGDLWHVLERLDSEGCSRFVVTDVTKDGTLTGPNLDLLEGVAECTDAPVIASGGVSSLDDLRAIATLTGSGVEGAIVGKALYAGRFTLPEALAAVSQ; from the coding sequence GTGCCACTGATTTTGTTGCCTGCTGTCGACGTGGTCGACGGCAAGGCGGTGCGCCTGGTGCAGGGCAAGGCCGGCAGCGAGACCGAGTACGGCTCGGCGCTGGACGCCGCGCTGACCTGGCAGCGCGACGGTGCCGAATGGATCCACCTGGTGGACCTGGACGCCGCGTTCGGCCGCGGATCCAACCGCGAGCTGCTGGCCGAGGTGGTCGGCGCGCTCGACGTGAAGGTCGAACTGTCCGGCGGTATCCGCGACGACGAGTCGCTCAAGGCGGCGCTGGCCACCGGGTGCACCCGGGTCAACATCGGCACTGCGGCGCTGGAGAACCCGCTGTGGTGCGCCGCCGCGATTGCCGAGTTCGGCGACAAGGTGGCGGTCGGCCTGGACGTCCAGATCGTCGACGGGGAGCACCGGCTGCGCGGCCGCGGCTGGGAGACCGACGGCGGCGATCTGTGGCATGTGCTGGAACGCCTTGACAGCGAGGGCTGCTCGCGGTTCGTGGTCACCGACGTGACGAAGGACGGCACACTCACGGGGCCCAATCTCGACCTGCTCGAAGGCGTCGCCGAGTGCACCGACGCGCCGGTGATCGCTTCCGGCGGGGTTTCGAGCCTGGACGACCTGCGCGCAATCGCGACCTTGACCGGCAGCGGTGTGGAAGGTGCAATCGTCGGAAAGGCGCTTTACGCGGGCCGATTCACGCTGCCGGAGGCGCTGGCCGCGGTGAGTCAGTAG
- a CDS encoding inositol monophosphatase encodes MDLDTLVAQAAAILDDASKPFIAGHRADSAVQKKGNDFATEVDLAIERQVVQALEATTGIGVHGEEFGGAPIDSPLVWVLDPIDGTFNYAAGSPMAAILLGLLRDGEPVAGLTWLPFTDQRYTAVAGGPVYYNGEAQPPIGHGEIGQCVIGIGTFNVDWRGRFPGRYRLAVLENLSRVCSKLRMHGATGVDIAYVSSGIMGAAISFGDHIWDHAAGVALVRAAGGIVTDLTGENWTPSSRAALAAAPGVHGHVMEILDRVGPPENYL; translated from the coding sequence GTGGACCTCGACACCCTGGTGGCCCAGGCGGCCGCGATCCTCGATGACGCGTCCAAACCGTTCATCGCCGGACACCGAGCGGATTCGGCCGTGCAGAAGAAGGGCAACGACTTCGCCACCGAGGTGGACCTGGCCATCGAACGCCAGGTGGTCCAGGCCCTGGAGGCCACCACCGGCATCGGCGTGCACGGCGAGGAGTTCGGCGGCGCCCCCATCGATTCACCGCTCGTCTGGGTTCTCGACCCGATCGACGGCACGTTCAATTACGCCGCAGGCTCGCCGATGGCCGCGATCCTGCTGGGTCTGCTGCGCGATGGTGAACCCGTCGCCGGGCTCACCTGGCTGCCGTTCACCGATCAGCGGTATACCGCGGTGGCAGGCGGACCGGTCTACTACAACGGCGAAGCGCAGCCACCGATCGGACACGGCGAGATCGGCCAGTGCGTCATCGGCATCGGCACGTTCAACGTCGACTGGCGCGGACGTTTCCCCGGCCGCTATCGGCTGGCCGTGCTGGAGAACCTGAGCCGAGTCTGCTCGAAGCTGCGCATGCACGGCGCCACCGGTGTCGACATCGCCTATGTGTCCTCCGGAATCATGGGTGCGGCAATCAGTTTCGGTGACCACATCTGGGACCACGCCGCCGGGGTGGCGCTGGTTCGGGCAGCGGGCGGGATCGTCACCGACCTGACCGGCGAGAATTGGACGCCGTCGTCGCGCGCAGCGCTGGCCGCCGCACCCGGCGTGCACGGGCATGTGATGGAGATCCTCGACCGGGTCGGTCCGCCGGAGAATTACCTCTGA